One window of Mesorhizobium sp. PAMC28654 genomic DNA carries:
- a CDS encoding ABC transporter permease gives MSASVTSTQPVSFGRRLKRFMSDQPLVPLIVLLILLVVVLQILRPGIVNERWIANTIKFAIPLAMLAGCQTMTMLTGGIDLSVGTVATMAAFIMATQAIHFHPAVAILIAMMPAVLIGLANGIGVGVFRVHPLIMTLGTSLIGIGCLQVYQRTVIATGTKVPDFLAWLGTGLSYGIPNALLLFIPVAAAIIFTLRRTGFGRLLYAVGDNEKATRLSGVVYWQVIVALYVISSLLAGVMGLLYVGLIKAPSLSLVEPLVLPSVAAAVIGGTSIFGGRGGYTGTIIGALILTVLTTLLSVLQMPEGARRILFGAIVLLVTAAYLRITEDR, from the coding sequence ATGAGCGCAAGCGTAACGTCGACACAGCCTGTTTCTTTCGGCCGCCGCCTCAAGCGGTTCATGAGCGATCAGCCGCTGGTGCCCCTGATCGTCCTGCTCATCCTTCTGGTCGTTGTCCTGCAGATCCTGCGGCCGGGCATCGTCAACGAGCGCTGGATCGCCAATACGATCAAGTTCGCGATTCCGCTGGCGATGCTGGCCGGCTGCCAGACCATGACGATGCTGACCGGCGGCATAGACCTTTCGGTGGGAACGGTCGCAACGATGGCCGCCTTCATCATGGCGACGCAGGCGATCCACTTTCACCCGGCGGTCGCGATCCTGATCGCCATGATGCCGGCCGTACTGATCGGCCTGGCGAACGGCATCGGCGTCGGCGTCTTTCGCGTCCATCCGCTGATCATGACGCTTGGTACCAGCCTGATCGGCATCGGCTGCCTGCAGGTCTACCAGCGCACTGTCATCGCCACCGGTACCAAGGTTCCCGACTTCCTGGCCTGGCTCGGCACCGGCTTGAGCTACGGCATTCCCAACGCGTTGCTGCTGTTCATTCCCGTGGCCGCTGCCATCATCTTCACGCTGCGCCGCACCGGTTTCGGCAGGCTGCTCTATGCGGTCGGCGACAATGAGAAGGCGACGCGCCTGTCGGGCGTCGTCTACTGGCAGGTCATCGTCGCCCTCTACGTCATTTCGAGCCTGCTCGCCGGCGTCATGGGGCTGCTTTATGTCGGCCTCATCAAGGCGCCGTCGCTGTCGCTGGTCGAGCCGCTCGTGCTGCCCTCGGTCGCGGCGGCGGTGATTGGCGGGACATCGATCTTCGGAGGACGCGGCGGCTACACCGGCACGATCATCGGCGCGCTCATCCTGACGGTGCTGACGACGCTGCTCAGCGTGCTGCAGATGCCCGAAGGCGCGCGCCGCATCCTCTTCGGAGCCATCGTGCTGCTCGTCACCGCCGCCTATCTCAGGATCACCGAGGATCGGTAG
- a CDS encoding Gfo/Idh/MocA family protein, producing MTKSGNETEIPAPDSYALVAADAKPVAAPILDYAPPMPKDRSIPIGLIGAGGISFAHLDAYRKSGLNVVAIADRHLDRAQGRRDQFFPNAVATDRIDDLIGNPGIMVLDITLHPADRAPLIRRALEAGQHVLSQKPFVRDMTIGRELVDMAEASGLQLAVNQNGRWAPHLSYIREAVSAGLIGEVTGVHVSIQWDHSWIAGTPFEKIDQIVLDDFAIHWFDFLASVIGDTARTVYATGTRAGDQQVASQLLAQAMVAYPGGQASLVFDGHTRFGAQDSTVVIGTRGTLRSTGPDLGRQAVSLTTAEGVARPELTGQWFNDGFAGTMGALLVAVETGKPPINAARGNLVSLRLVEAAMTSAKTGAPVALRSTDPR from the coding sequence ATGACCAAATCCGGCAACGAAACCGAAATACCGGCGCCGGATTCCTACGCGCTCGTTGCCGCCGACGCCAAGCCGGTGGCGGCTCCGATCCTCGACTATGCGCCGCCGATGCCAAAGGACAGATCGATCCCGATCGGGTTGATCGGCGCCGGTGGCATCAGCTTCGCGCATCTCGATGCCTACAGGAAATCCGGGCTGAACGTCGTCGCCATTGCCGACCGGCACCTCGACCGGGCGCAAGGCCGTCGCGATCAGTTTTTTCCAAATGCCGTCGCGACTGATCGGATCGATGATCTGATCGGCAATCCCGGCATCATGGTGCTGGATATCACCCTGCATCCGGCGGATCGCGCGCCGCTGATCCGGCGAGCACTGGAGGCCGGCCAGCACGTGCTGTCGCAGAAGCCGTTCGTGCGCGACATGACCATTGGCCGCGAACTGGTTGATATGGCCGAGGCCAGCGGACTCCAGCTTGCCGTCAACCAAAATGGCCGCTGGGCGCCGCATCTGTCCTATATCCGCGAAGCCGTCTCCGCAGGACTGATCGGTGAGGTGACTGGGGTGCACGTGTCCATCCAGTGGGACCATTCCTGGATCGCCGGCACGCCCTTCGAAAAGATCGACCAGATCGTGCTCGACGACTTCGCCATCCACTGGTTCGATTTTCTGGCAAGCGTCATCGGCGACACCGCGCGGACCGTCTACGCGACCGGCACGCGTGCAGGGGATCAGCAGGTGGCCTCACAGCTTCTGGCCCAGGCGATGGTCGCCTATCCGGGCGGGCAGGCATCGCTTGTCTTCGATGGTCACACCCGCTTCGGCGCACAGGATTCGACGGTCGTCATCGGCACCAGGGGAACGCTGCGCAGCACCGGGCCCGACCTCGGACGGCAGGCGGTCAGTCTCACGACGGCCGAGGGCGTGGCGCGGCCGGAGCTCACCGGTCAGTGGTTCAATGACGGCTTTGCCGGCACCATGGGCGCGCTGCTCGTAGCTGTCGAGACCGGCAAGCCGCCGATCAATGCCGCGCGCGGCAATCTCGTCTCATTGCGCCTCGTCGAGGCGGCGATGACCAGCGCGAAAACGGGCGCGCCGGTCGCCTTGCGCTCTACCGATCCTCGGTGA
- a CDS encoding Gfo/Idh/MocA family protein: MTKKRWRVVGVNFDHMHMGDLLREVRDHPDAEIVGICDARPERMSGASSALDIPADKIFTDVQQCLSTTRPDLVILCPATADHASAVEEAAGFGADILVEKPFAASLADADRMIAATRKSGVRLAINWPLAWYPPHVTTKRLIDEGTIGEVIEVHFYDGNRGPLYHLADKVEVSDEEVRRRKPTSWWYKAASGGGSLLDYMGYGATLGTWFMGGRAPLTVTSVVDRPEGLEVDEHSITVCRYATGLSKFETRWGTFTDPWTLQPQPKCGFVVVGTEGTISSYDYEEHIGVQTRAHPEVRNIAVDVLEAPFRRPVEYVLHCKQAGKPIEGPLNADLCRTAQRIIDTAVLSAREGRTLELLP, from the coding sequence ATGACGAAAAAGCGATGGCGTGTTGTCGGCGTCAACTTCGACCACATGCACATGGGAGATCTGCTGCGTGAGGTTCGCGACCATCCCGACGCCGAAATCGTCGGTATCTGTGATGCCAGGCCTGAGCGGATGAGCGGCGCTTCTTCGGCTCTCGACATTCCAGCGGACAAGATATTCACGGACGTTCAACAGTGCCTGTCCACCACTCGTCCCGACCTGGTCATCCTTTGCCCGGCGACCGCCGACCATGCATCGGCGGTCGAGGAGGCCGCCGGCTTCGGCGCCGATATTCTCGTCGAGAAACCGTTTGCCGCCTCGCTCGCCGATGCCGACCGGATGATCGCCGCGACACGGAAATCCGGCGTTCGGCTCGCCATCAACTGGCCGCTAGCCTGGTATCCGCCGCATGTCACGACCAAGCGGCTGATCGACGAAGGCACGATCGGCGAGGTGATCGAAGTCCATTTCTATGACGGCAATCGCGGTCCCCTCTACCACCTTGCCGACAAGGTCGAGGTTTCCGACGAGGAGGTGCGGCGGAGAAAGCCGACCTCATGGTGGTACAAGGCCGCTTCGGGAGGCGGCAGCCTGCTCGATTATATGGGTTATGGCGCCACGCTTGGCACCTGGTTCATGGGCGGCCGCGCGCCGCTGACGGTGACATCGGTGGTCGACCGTCCCGAAGGTCTCGAAGTCGACGAGCATTCCATCACCGTCTGCCGATACGCCACCGGCCTGTCGAAATTCGAAACGCGCTGGGGCACTTTCACCGATCCGTGGACGTTGCAGCCGCAGCCGAAATGCGGCTTCGTGGTGGTGGGAACCGAAGGCACCATTTCCAGCTACGACTATGAGGAGCATATCGGCGTGCAAACCAGGGCGCATCCTGAGGTGCGCAACATCGCCGTGGACGTGCTCGAGGCGCCCTTCCGCAGGCCGGTGGAATATGTCCTGCACTGCAAGCAGGCCGGCAAGCCGATCGAAGGGCCGCTCAATGCCGACCTGTGCCGGACCGCGCAGCGCATCATCGACACGGCGGTGCTGTCGGCCCGAGAGGGACGGACGCTGGAGCTGTTGCCATGA
- a CDS encoding substrate-binding domain-containing protein yields the protein MLTRLRLLAIGLIVALAIPAAAQAKTFYWISHGGPADPVWTYFLAGAKQWAKDTGNTVNTSFHNGDVASQQEAVRAAIAAKADGITTTSPDPGSLVEIVKEARAANIPIINFNTPDPKANFNAYVGGDNVTFGKHWAQYLVDKGLVKKGDFVWMPVEIPGATYGVQEEEGIKSVFGPLGITYEVTEATLDQAEVINRMVDYLTANKAKVKAIIGLGDLVTGSIKRVFDQVGIKPGEIPVVGWGNSLDTTQEVLNGYVNAGQWQDPQATSYVALSLANMAASGIPPGFNVITGALYEKDTAAVYDKILSGK from the coding sequence ATGCTGACGAGGCTACGATTACTTGCGATCGGTCTGATTGTGGCGCTGGCCATTCCGGCGGCCGCACAGGCCAAGACCTTCTATTGGATTTCACATGGCGGCCCGGCCGATCCGGTCTGGACCTACTTCCTGGCCGGCGCCAAGCAATGGGCGAAAGACACCGGCAACACTGTCAACACCTCGTTCCACAATGGCGACGTGGCCTCGCAGCAGGAGGCCGTACGCGCGGCCATCGCCGCCAAGGCAGACGGCATCACCACCACCAGTCCCGATCCGGGCAGCCTGGTCGAGATCGTCAAGGAAGCCCGCGCGGCGAACATCCCGATCATCAACTTCAACACGCCCGATCCGAAGGCGAACTTCAACGCCTATGTCGGCGGCGACAACGTCACCTTCGGCAAGCACTGGGCGCAATATCTGGTCGACAAGGGCCTGGTGAAGAAAGGCGATTTCGTCTGGATGCCGGTCGAGATTCCCGGCGCCACCTATGGCGTTCAGGAAGAGGAAGGCATCAAGAGCGTCTTCGGCCCGCTGGGCATCACCTATGAAGTCACCGAAGCGACGCTCGACCAGGCAGAAGTCATCAACCGCATGGTCGACTACCTCACCGCCAACAAGGCCAAGGTCAAGGCGATCATCGGCCTCGGCGACCTGGTCACCGGTTCGATCAAGCGCGTGTTCGACCAGGTCGGCATCAAGCCAGGCGAAATCCCGGTCGTCGGCTGGGGCAACTCGCTCGACACAACGCAGGAAGTGCTGAACGGCTACGTCAATGCCGGGCAGTGGCAGGACCCGCAGGCGACCAGCTATGTCGCGCTTTCGCTGGCCAACATGGCAGCATCAGGCATTCCTCCGGGCTTCAACGTGATCACCGGCGCGCTCTACGAAAAAGACACCGCTGCGGTCTACGACAAGATCCTGTCGGGCAAGTAA
- a CDS encoding ABC transporter permease, which produces MENHSLIQRLIARPEFGPFVLLVVEITVFWSFNHDFLSPQNISNTLAFTVELGLIALAMTLLMTSGEFDLSVGSLFGFSPVLMWTLFNSGLTSLEVGFFVALLVAAFIGLVNGWFVTQLKIPSFLVTLGMLLVVRGTALFVTDGFPQRTWSAEGSWLAEILVGDFFIGPFRIYMSLFWFIAAAIALGYVLTQSRIGNWIQAAGGNPSAARARGVNVNGVKIGLFILSSVMASLAGVISSLRTSAANPNSGTGYELEVIAMVVIGGTALTGGRGTIIGTVLGILILRVMRNGIVLIGVPGLAYNIFIGAIILGMMALHSWLERRHQAGT; this is translated from the coding sequence GTGGAAAATCATTCGCTTATCCAACGCCTGATCGCGCGGCCTGAATTCGGGCCTTTCGTGCTCCTCGTCGTCGAGATCACCGTGTTCTGGAGCTTCAATCACGACTTCCTGTCGCCGCAGAACATCTCAAACACGCTGGCCTTCACCGTCGAGCTCGGCCTGATCGCGCTGGCCATGACGCTGCTGATGACATCGGGCGAATTCGACCTGTCGGTCGGCTCGCTGTTCGGCTTCTCGCCGGTGCTCATGTGGACGCTGTTCAACAGCGGCCTCACCTCGCTTGAGGTAGGCTTCTTCGTCGCCTTGCTGGTCGCCGCCTTCATCGGACTGGTCAATGGCTGGTTCGTGACGCAGTTGAAAATCCCCTCCTTCCTGGTGACGCTCGGTATGCTGCTGGTCGTACGCGGGACCGCCCTGTTCGTGACCGACGGTTTTCCGCAACGTACCTGGAGCGCCGAAGGCAGCTGGCTCGCCGAGATACTGGTCGGCGATTTCTTCATCGGGCCATTCCGTATCTACATGTCGCTGTTCTGGTTCATCGCCGCGGCGATCGCGCTTGGTTACGTGCTGACGCAGAGCCGTATCGGCAACTGGATCCAGGCGGCCGGCGGCAACCCCAGCGCGGCACGGGCGCGCGGCGTCAACGTCAACGGCGTCAAGATCGGCCTGTTCATCCTGTCGTCGGTCATGGCCTCGCTAGCCGGCGTCATCTCCTCGCTGCGCACCTCGGCGGCCAACCCCAACAGCGGCACTGGCTACGAACTGGAAGTCATCGCCATGGTGGTGATCGGCGGCACCGCGCTGACCGGCGGACGCGGCACGATTATCGGCACCGTGCTCGGCATCCTGATCCTGCGCGTGATGCGCAACGGCATCGTGCTGATCGGCGTGCCGGGCCTTGCCTACAACATCTTCATCGGCGCCATCATCCTTGGCATGATGGCGCTCCACTCATGGCTGGAACGCCGGCATCAGGCAGGGACTTGA
- a CDS encoding ATP-binding cassette domain-containing protein translates to MAEPLIRMTNIRKSYGRVQALEDANFHVNEREIVGLLGDNGAGKSTLIKVLSGAVPLTSGDIFIRGKKVNLRSTSDAIAHGIETIYQDSALVTQLSIARNLFLGREPIKPPRFLNRMDQETMNMVARDLLKQVGISKNIPPTTPIGSLSGGERQAVAIARAMHFDSDLIILDEPTNNLGVAETQGVLSFVRNARDSGHSCIFIAHNIHHVFQVVDRIVVMRRGKVVADDIDPKKTSVAEVERIITGMSDKEIHDAVVEGTQPTG, encoded by the coding sequence ATGGCCGAGCCACTCATCCGCATGACGAACATCCGCAAGTCCTATGGGCGCGTGCAGGCGCTTGAGGATGCCAATTTCCATGTCAACGAGAGGGAGATTGTCGGCCTGCTCGGCGACAACGGTGCCGGCAAGTCGACGCTGATCAAGGTCTTGTCGGGCGCCGTGCCGCTGACCAGCGGCGATATCTTCATTCGCGGCAAGAAAGTGAACCTGCGCAGCACCAGCGACGCCATTGCCCACGGCATCGAGACCATCTACCAGGACTCGGCGCTGGTGACGCAATTGTCGATCGCCCGCAATTTGTTCCTCGGGCGCGAGCCGATCAAACCACCGCGCTTCCTGAACCGCATGGACCAGGAGACGATGAACATGGTGGCCCGCGACCTGCTCAAGCAGGTCGGCATCTCCAAGAATATCCCGCCGACGACGCCGATCGGCTCGCTCTCGGGCGGCGAGCGGCAGGCCGTGGCGATCGCGCGCGCCATGCATTTCGACAGCGACCTCATCATTCTTGACGAGCCGACCAACAATCTCGGCGTCGCCGAGACGCAAGGCGTGCTGAGTTTCGTGCGCAACGCCCGCGATTCCGGCCATTCCTGCATCTTCATCGCGCACAATATCCACCATGTCTTCCAGGTGGTCGACCGCATCGTCGTCATGCGTCGGGGCAAGGTGGTCGCCGATGATATCGACCCGAAGAAGACCAGCGTCGCCGAAGTTGAACGGATCATCACCGGCATGTCCGACAAGGAAATTCACGACGCGGTAGTCGAAGGCACGCAGCCGACAGGCTGA
- a CDS encoding LacI family DNA-binding transcriptional regulator, translating into MKATVSDIARNCGLSTATVDRVLNNRPGASAANRQRVMEAAKQLGYLPVADQVTLPSRPAHLEFFLPIGSNAFMMDLAGHIEDYAARLPLVASCRIHNLAGISPSALQAAVENLSLRANGVGVIAVDHPRTRNILREIVEAGIRLVTMISDVPAAPRSAYVGIDNRVAGRTAALMMGRFLGGRSGHLAMVVGSRSYRGHEEREMGFRSVLSEEFPQLTVTSAVEINDEPEISYTATMKALHNEPELLGIYCVGAGRSGVAKALREARPQRKPVFICHDLTRETRGYLVDDLLDVVIDQNARLIAEQSVIRLLGSIASSAPYLTRKFIEPRLILKENVPVQ; encoded by the coding sequence ATGAAAGCCACCGTCTCGGACATCGCCAGGAACTGCGGTCTTTCGACCGCCACGGTCGATCGCGTGCTCAACAACCGGCCGGGCGCCAGTGCCGCCAACCGGCAGCGCGTGATGGAGGCCGCCAAGCAACTCGGTTATCTGCCGGTCGCGGATCAGGTGACGCTGCCCTCTCGACCCGCCCATCTCGAATTCTTCCTGCCCATCGGCAGCAATGCCTTCATGATGGATCTGGCTGGTCATATCGAGGACTATGCGGCGCGCCTGCCTCTTGTCGCCTCCTGCCGCATCCACAATCTCGCCGGCATTTCACCGAGCGCGCTGCAGGCCGCCGTCGAGAACCTGTCATTGCGCGCCAATGGCGTCGGTGTCATCGCGGTCGATCATCCGCGAACGCGCAACATCCTGCGCGAGATCGTCGAAGCCGGCATTCGTCTGGTGACGATGATATCCGACGTGCCCGCCGCGCCTCGCTCCGCCTATGTCGGCATTGATAACCGCGTTGCCGGCCGCACGGCTGCCCTCATGATGGGGCGCTTCCTCGGTGGCCGCTCCGGGCATCTGGCAATGGTCGTCGGATCACGCTCCTATCGCGGCCACGAGGAGCGCGAAATGGGCTTCCGCTCCGTGCTCAGCGAGGAGTTCCCGCAACTGACGGTAACCAGCGCCGTCGAGATCAACGACGAGCCGGAAATCAGCTACACCGCGACCATGAAGGCGCTGCACAATGAACCGGAACTGCTTGGCATCTACTGCGTTGGCGCCGGACGTTCCGGCGTGGCAAAGGCGCTTCGGGAAGCGAGGCCACAGAGGAAGCCTGTTTTCATCTGCCACGATCTGACCAGGGAAACGCGTGGCTACCTTGTTGACGACCTGCTCGATGTCGTCATCGACCAGAACGCGCGGCTGATCGCCGAACAGTCGGTCATCCGCCTGTTGGGCTCAATTGCGTCTTCGGCGCCGTACCTGACCAGGAAATTCATTGAGCCACGCCTGATCTTGAAGGAGAATGTCCCGGTGCAGTGA
- a CDS encoding TetR/AcrR family transcriptional regulator, whose amino-acid sequence MEDGTVERARPRDRILETARDMFHKHGIKGVGIDAITEAAGTNKMTLYRHFDSKDDLIIQCLRATACKASAVWEQFEAQHPGDKPAQLHAWVRMVADCLTADGRGCDMANAAIELTDTDHPARRVIKELKEAQRDRLVTLCRDAGIGQAELLADTLSLLLEGARVSVQSVGTEGPSAQFVRMAEGLIASFRGATAS is encoded by the coding sequence ATGGAAGACGGCACTGTGGAACGCGCTCGCCCCCGGGACAGGATCCTGGAGACGGCGCGGGACATGTTTCACAAGCATGGCATCAAGGGCGTCGGCATCGACGCGATCACTGAGGCCGCCGGCACCAACAAGATGACGCTCTATCGTCATTTCGATTCCAAGGACGATCTCATTATCCAGTGCCTGCGCGCCACCGCCTGCAAGGCCAGTGCGGTATGGGAGCAATTCGAAGCCCAGCACCCCGGCGACAAGCCGGCGCAATTGCATGCCTGGGTTCGCATGGTCGCCGATTGCCTGACGGCTGACGGCCGTGGCTGCGACATGGCCAACGCTGCTATCGAGTTGACCGACACGGATCATCCAGCCAGACGTGTGATCAAGGAACTCAAGGAGGCGCAGCGTGATCGCCTGGTAACGCTGTGCCGGGATGCCGGCATCGGCCAGGCCGAACTGCTTGCCGATACGCTGTCGCTTCTGCTTGAAGGCGCCCGTGTCAGTGTTCAAAGCGTCGGGACGGAAGGTCCCAGCGCCCAGTTTGTCCGCATGGCGGAAGGTCTCATTGCGTCGTTCAGGGGCGCCACGGCAAGTTAA
- a CDS encoding IS3 family transposase (programmed frameshift) — protein sequence MTKQRQFTDAFKAEAVGLVRTSGRTKRQIAEDLGVGFSTLTRWMGRQLDREMGDPGRPPDADVAAELKRLRRENEILRQERDILKRATGFFRQGGKSVRFALIDQAKKDFPVDRLCATLGVSPSGYFAWGRRPACRRQRDDMIMLAHVRSSFALSNGTYGSPRMTRELQDNGFAIGRRRTARLMRENGLQARQKRRFKRTTDSEHAFPVAPNVIDQDFAATGPNQKWGADISYIWTREGWLYLAVVIDLFARKVVGWAAGNRLHRSLALAALNKAFVMRQPEPGLIHHSDRGSQYCSIDYQAELRAAGVIISMSGKGNCFDNAMVETFFKTLKTELIWRTSFLTRADAQAAIARYIDGFYNPIRRHSALDYISPMQFERNAAE from the exons ATGACGAAACAGAGACAGTTTACGGATGCGTTCAAGGCGGAGGCGGTTGGCCTTGTGCGAACGAGCGGTCGGACGAAGCGGCAGATCGCGGAGGATCTTGGTGTTGGTTTCTCGACGCTGACGCGATGGATGGGTCGGCAGCTGGATCGTGAGATGGGCGATCCTGGGCGTCCGCCTGATGCTGATGTCGCCGCTGAATTGAAACGGCTGCGGCGGGAGAATGAAATCCTTCGGCAGGAGCGGGATATCTTGAAACGGGCGACGG GCTTTTTTCGTCAAGGAGGGAAGTCGGTGAGGTTCGCGCTCATCGACCAGGCGAAGAAGGATTTCCCTGTGGACCGTTTGTGCGCGACGCTGGGTGTCAGCCCGAGCGGCTACTTTGCCTGGGGGCGCCGGCCGGCGTGCCGCCGGCAGCGCGACGACATGATAATGCTGGCGCATGTGCGATCGTCGTTCGCGCTGTCGAACGGAACCTATGGTAGCCCGCGCATGACGCGGGAACTGCAAGACAATGGCTTTGCCATTGGCCGGCGACGAACGGCGCGTCTGATGCGGGAGAATGGCCTCCAGGCAAGACAGAAGCGGCGGTTCAAGCGCACGACGGACAGCGAACACGCCTTTCCGGTTGCCCCCAATGTCATCGACCAGGATTTTGCCGCCACTGGTCCCAACCAGAAATGGGGTGCCGACATCTCCTACATCTGGACGCGGGAGGGCTGGTTGTACCTTGCTGTCGTCATCGATCTGTTTGCCCGCAAGGTCGTTGGCTGGGCTGCTGGCAACCGGCTACACCGCAGCCTGGCTCTGGCAGCGCTCAACAAGGCGTTCGTCATGCGGCAGCCGGAACCCGGCCTCATTCACCACTCCGACCGCGGCAGCCAATATTGTTCTATCGACTACCAAGCCGAATTGCGTGCCGCCGGCGTCATCATCTCAATGTCAGGCAAGGGCAATTGCTTTGATAACGCCATGGTCGAAACATTCTTCAAGACGCTGAAAACTGAACTGATCTGGCGCACCTCTTTCCTTACCCGCGCCGATGCCCAAGCCGCCATTGCCCGATATATCGACGGCTTCTACAATCCCATCCGGCGGCATTCCGCGCTCGACTACATCAGCCCGATGCAGTTCGAGCGAAACGCCGCCGAATGA
- a CDS encoding efflux RND transporter permease subunit, translating into MRRKLSTFSGQVHSAAQSNSAVEFAILKPWEERGPDQSASKLVADVRGKLMQIPEAFALSFDPPSIPGIGTTGGFEFVVEDLTGRGSSALNDATQAVIAEARKQPEINPQQLFSPFSTSTPQFNYDLDRSKAKLLGLNLPDVFNTLQIYLGSLYVNDFNLFGRTFRVTIQADKDARAGAADISRLYVRNASGGMVPLSTLGKLVPFVGPETVPHYNNNASATINGGAAPGFSSGQAVAAMERAAATALPRDFGFEWTGITYQELKAGSIASVVFGLAIVFVFLILAAQYESWAMPFMVLLAVPLALFGAFVALWIRGMQIDVYSQIGFVMLIGLAAKNAILIVEFARRRREEGLSIVEASMEAARLRLRPILMTAFAFILGVLPLMFATGAGAASRQSIGTTVFGGMVAATILSLVFVPVFYAVIEQLRERRGGDEPASHHTEPTAVPALPPLAEAAE; encoded by the coding sequence ATCAGAAGGAAACTCTCCACTTTTTCGGGGCAAGTCCACAGTGCGGCGCAGTCGAACTCGGCTGTCGAGTTCGCCATCCTGAAGCCATGGGAAGAACGCGGCCCCGACCAGAGCGCGTCAAAGCTCGTCGCGGACGTGCGCGGCAAGCTGATGCAGATCCCGGAAGCCTTCGCGCTCAGCTTCGATCCGCCCTCGATCCCGGGTATCGGCACTACGGGCGGCTTCGAGTTCGTCGTCGAGGATCTCACCGGTCGCGGCAGTTCGGCGCTCAACGACGCGACGCAAGCGGTGATCGCAGAGGCCCGCAAGCAGCCGGAAATCAATCCGCAGCAACTGTTCTCGCCGTTCTCGACCTCGACGCCGCAGTTCAACTACGATCTCGACCGCAGCAAGGCCAAGCTGCTCGGCCTCAACCTGCCGGATGTCTTCAACACGCTGCAGATCTATCTTGGCTCGCTTTATGTGAACGACTTCAACCTGTTCGGCCGCACCTTCCGGGTGACCATCCAGGCCGACAAGGATGCACGCGCGGGCGCGGCCGACATTTCGCGGCTCTATGTGCGCAACGCCTCCGGCGGCATGGTGCCGCTCAGCACGCTGGGCAAGCTCGTGCCCTTCGTCGGTCCGGAAACCGTGCCGCACTACAACAACAATGCCTCGGCCACGATCAATGGCGGCGCCGCACCGGGCTTCTCCTCGGGCCAGGCAGTCGCCGCCATGGAACGGGCGGCTGCCACGGCACTGCCTAGGGATTTCGGTTTCGAATGGACCGGCATCACCTATCAGGAGCTCAAGGCAGGATCGATTGCGTCCGTCGTCTTCGGCCTCGCCATCGTCTTCGTCTTCCTGATCCTGGCGGCGCAATATGAAAGCTGGGCGATGCCGTTCATGGTGCTGCTGGCGGTGCCGCTCGCCTTGTTCGGCGCGTTCGTGGCGCTGTGGATACGCGGCATGCAGATCGACGTCTATTCGCAGATCGGCTTCGTCATGCTGATTGGGCTGGCGGCCAAGAACGCGATCCTGATCGTCGAGTTCGCCAGGCGGCGACGCGAGGAAGGCCTCAGCATCGTCGAGGCCTCGATGGAAGCGGCGAGACTGCGGTTGCGGCCCATCCTGATGACGGCCTTCGCCTTCATCCTCGGCGTGCTGCCGCTGATGTTCGCGACCGGCGCCGGCGCGGCAAGCCGGCAGTCAATCGGCACCACCGTGTTTGGCGGCATGGTCGCCGCGACCATCCTGTCGCTGGTGTTCGTGCCCGTCTTCTACGCGGTGATCGAACAGCTGCGCGAACGCCGTGGCGGCGACGAGCCCGCCTCGCATCACACTGAACCAACTGCCGTACCCGCCCTGCCTCCCCTGGCGGAAGCGGCTGAATAG